The following are from one region of the Marinomonas sp. CT5 genome:
- a CDS encoding helix-turn-helix domain-containing protein has translation MGTSSNTKRKRTQRDYTMGFKLQIVMAVEKGDMTYKQAQKIYGIQGRSTVLTWLRKHGKMDWSTKVRLPMSKSPKAKETPAQTIKR, from the coding sequence ATGGGGACATCAAGTAATACCAAGCGCAAGCGTACTCAACGTGACTACACAATGGGCTTTAAATTACAGATAGTGATGGCCGTCGAAAAAGGCGACATGACTTATAAGCAAGCTCAAAAAATCTATGGAATCCAAGGGCGATCAACGGTGCTGACTTGGCTTCGAAAACACGGCAAAATGGATTGGTCTACCAAAGTGAGGCTACCCATGTCTAAATCCCCGAAAGCCAAAGAGACACCTGCTCAAACAATCAAAAGA
- a CDS encoding GNAT family N-acetyltransferase, whose amino-acid sequence MEILNMSVWPSHQGKGIGSKLLDFVLSELKKHKVKRVELGTGCFGYQLTYYQRAGFRVDSVVKDYFLDHYSKPIFEQGIQHQDMLRLYIRL is encoded by the coding sequence GTGGAGATTTTAAATATGTCTGTTTGGCCTTCACATCAAGGTAAGGGAATTGGCTCTAAATTACTAGACTTTGTCTTATCGGAACTTAAAAAGCATAAGGTTAAGCGAGTTGAGTTAGGAACCGGTTGTTTTGGTTATCAATTGACCTATTATCAACGCGCAGGTTTTCGAGTTGATTCTGTTGTCAAAGATTACTTTTTGGATCATTACTCAAAACCTATTTTTGAACAAGGTATCCAACATCAAGACATGCTACGTCTGTATATTAGGCTTTAG
- a CDS encoding serine hydrolase, which yields MLKKIKTVQCFINASLLSSIAILPMAAQAVSEVDPLVAAVGPKSEVPIAIQNLRWAMLDGDVNTLTFRSMDTLFTTRQVGHSGNVTPFIHNDQPLDFTYQYEGKSYTPEQFLDRTYTNAMIIIKDDKIVYENYRNNSNQDTHFMGWSMTKSMVSILVGVALQEGRIKSLDDDITTYLPELSEGAYKGVTIRQILAMKSGVDYEERYDFANPGVAAKNHILALVKNVARFVEPAKTIKRSHEPGTFWAYKTIDTAVLGLLLERVSGGSNVASYMAQHLWEPIGAESNGFFIMDGQPGVGREFTGAGFNATARDYARVGQMMLHNGKINGKQIVSPEWVKLSTTPVDKEDPKMGGYGYQWWTMPNTNAYSAIGLQGQFIYVNQDENTVIVKMSYFPQDQMDAAEAETLQFFDSAAKWKPAN from the coding sequence ATGCTAAAAAAAATAAAAACCGTGCAATGTTTTATCAATGCCAGCTTACTGTCTTCTATTGCTATCTTACCCATGGCCGCTCAAGCGGTTTCGGAAGTCGATCCATTAGTAGCGGCTGTAGGGCCTAAATCGGAAGTGCCAATTGCTATACAAAATCTACGCTGGGCCATGCTTGATGGCGACGTGAACACACTGACATTTCGTTCAATGGACACATTGTTTACCACTCGCCAAGTCGGCCATTCAGGCAACGTCACCCCATTTATTCACAATGATCAGCCACTAGACTTTACCTATCAGTATGAAGGTAAGAGCTATACGCCAGAGCAGTTTTTAGACAGAACATACACCAATGCGATGATCATCATTAAAGATGACAAAATCGTTTATGAAAATTATCGCAATAACTCTAATCAAGACACGCACTTCATGGGTTGGTCGATGACCAAATCTATGGTTTCCATCTTAGTGGGTGTTGCGCTTCAAGAAGGTCGAATTAAGTCCCTTGATGACGACATCACCACTTATTTACCGGAATTATCTGAAGGTGCCTATAAGGGCGTGACCATTCGCCAAATTCTTGCCATGAAATCCGGTGTCGACTATGAAGAGCGTTATGACTTTGCCAACCCTGGTGTCGCCGCTAAAAACCATATTTTAGCCTTGGTGAAAAACGTTGCACGCTTTGTTGAACCAGCAAAAACCATCAAGCGAAGCCATGAACCAGGCACTTTTTGGGCTTATAAGACCATTGATACTGCGGTTTTAGGGCTTTTATTAGAACGTGTTAGTGGCGGTAGCAATGTCGCTTCTTACATGGCACAACATCTATGGGAACCAATAGGCGCTGAATCAAACGGCTTCTTCATCATGGATGGTCAACCTGGTGTTGGCCGAGAATTCACTGGTGCAGGCTTCAACGCAACAGCACGTGACTATGCACGTGTCGGTCAGATGATGCTGCATAACGGCAAGATTAATGGCAAACAAATCGTTTCCCCAGAATGGGTAAAACTGTCTACAACACCTGTTGATAAAGAAGATCCGAAAATGGGTGGGTACGGTTATCAGTGGTGGACGATGCCAAATACTAACGCTTATTCAGCAATCGGTTTGCAAGGTCAGTTCATTTACGTGAACCAAGATGAAAATACTGTCATTGTTAAAATGAGCTATTTCCCTCAAGACCAAATGGACGCTGCTGAAGCAGAGACACTACAATTCTTTGATTCAGCCGCTAAATGGAAACCAGCTAACTAA